The genomic window GATGACCTCCTCACGATTGCCCCTGGAGTTTCCCATATCATTCCTATCATTCATAAGAAAGAAATGGGAAGAAAGCCGGTAATCCCCGGTACAAGTCGAGAGCAGGGTGAAAAAGGCAATCCACCAGAAATCTTCAGAATGTAAGGAGGAAGCATATGAGTCTAGCCGATAATACATGCGTACCTTGTCGTGGGGGCGTACCTCCCTTGGAACCTCAAAAAATTCAGGATCTGCTTGGTCAATTAGAAAAAGGATGGGTGCTCAATGCTCAAGGTCATATTGAGAAAACCTATTCTTTTGACAACTTTGCAGATGCCTTGGCTTTTACTAATCGAGTAGGGAATGTGGCGGAACTTGAGGGCCATCACCCTGATATATATTTGGCCTGGGGCAAATGCAAGGTGGAAATTTGGACTCACAAGATTCAAGGCCTCACCGAAAGCGATTTTTATTTAGCCGCCAAGGCCGATCGCGCCTTTCACCTTCCTCCTTCCGATTGAAGTCTCCTATGGCCACTGTCCCGATTTTGATTCACCCGGTCGCTTCAGAAACAAAACGAACCCAGACTGCGGTCTCTCAGGGCACCACCGATTTCCGATCTTTCGGAACGAAGGTTGCTCTGGTAACCATGCCGTTTAGTTATTCGAAATTTCCCTCGATCCAATTAGGGACCCTCTCCTCCTTACTAAAAGCGCAAGGGATTGGTACCCAAACCTATCATTTCAATCTCCAATTCGCCCATAAAATCGGGGTGCCATTATATGAAATTTTATGCGAAAAACGTGGGCTATTTGGCGAATGGCTGTTCTCAGCACTCCTGTTTCGGAACAATCCGAAACACAGGGAATATCCTATTGTGTTTAAACCGATTTTTGAAGACACGGCTCGGGAAGCCGGCTGTTCGATCAGTCATTTAGAAGAGATAGCCCGGTCGATCGCTCCTCAATTTTTAACCTGGTGCCTGACCTCAGTGGATTGGAGTCAATTCGAAGTGGTGGGCTTCACCTCCACGTTCGATCAAAATGTGGCCAGCTTGAGTCTGGCCAAATTGATCAAGGACGTATATCCCGATGTTCGGATTGTTTTTGGGGGGGCAAATTTCGACGGAGAAATGGGACTGGAACATTTTCGGGCATTTCCCTGGATTGATTACGTCGTGATCGGAGAAGGTGAACAAACCTTTCCTCCATTGGTTCAACGCATCCTCCTGAACGATGAAACGGATATTCCTCCGGGAGTGGCCTTTCGACGGGAAGGACAGATCAACTTTACCCCTCAGGAAACCTTATTCACCAAGTTTTCAGAAACGCCCCCACCCGATTACGACGATTATTTTGCAGAACTCCAGGAATTAGCCAAGCAGGGATCCACTGGATTGAACCGGATTCTCCTCTATGAAGGATCTCGCGGTTGCTGGTGGGGAGAAAAACATCATTGCACCTTTTGCGGATTAAATGCTCAAGCGATGGAATTCCGCGCAAAAAATCCTGCTCAGGTCGCATCAGAATTAGACTATCTTTCCAGCCGCTACGACACCACCCGTTTTCGCTTGGTCGATAATATTATTGATATGA from Nitrospiraceae bacterium includes these protein-coding regions:
- a CDS encoding 4a-hydroxytetrahydrobiopterin dehydratase, with protein sequence MSLADNTCVPCRGGVPPLEPQKIQDLLGQLEKGWVLNAQGHIEKTYSFDNFADALAFTNRVGNVAELEGHHPDIYLAWGKCKVEIWTHKIQGLTESDFYLAAKADRAFHLPPSD
- a CDS encoding RiPP maturation radical SAM protein 1, giving the protein MATVPILIHPVASETKRTQTAVSQGTTDFRSFGTKVALVTMPFSYSKFPSIQLGTLSSLLKAQGIGTQTYHFNLQFAHKIGVPLYEILCEKRGLFGEWLFSALLFRNNPKHREYPIVFKPIFEDTAREAGCSISHLEEIARSIAPQFLTWCLTSVDWSQFEVVGFTSTFDQNVASLSLAKLIKDVYPDVRIVFGGANFDGEMGLEHFRAFPWIDYVVIGEGEQTFPPLVQRILLNDETDIPPGVAFRREGQINFTPQETLFTKFSETPPPDYDDYFAELQELAKQGSTGLNRILLYEGSRGCWWGEKHHCTFCGLNAQAMEFRAKNPAQVASELDYLSSRYDTTRFRLVDNIIDMKYVDGVFGQLAQEHVDLDVFMETKSNLNKRQIQTLAKGGVKCMQPGIESLSPAQLKEMDKGVSPLQNIECLKWSRYYNIDLSWNILLGFPQETDTDYQQQIELIPSLIHLQPPESTAKLWLERFSPYFKWPERYGIRRTGPGLAYAYVYDERQVDLNKIAYDFEYTIDWKVDPHLYKELVRLVEEWKQRYHSSNRPFLFFAKALSYLTVYDGRGSTPTSERFEGPHAFILEFCNEQPKSVEQIRKALQGCSFPGSKEDVVVPITDILTTLQGKRLLHEERGRYFTLALPVNPHR